Genomic DNA from Streptomyces sp. NBC_01571:
TCGAGCCGTTCTTCAGCGCGGCCTTGAACTCGGTCCAGTTGGTGACGGTGTAGACGTGCGCGGCGTCGGCTGCCGTTCCTCCGGTGGTGCCGGTGGTGGCGGAACCCCAGCCGTCGCCGGCGGGGAGGGCCTGGCGGGCGGGGTCGCGCGGCCGCGTCTGGGCCTGGGCGGTGGTGCCGGTGGCGGCCAGGACCAGGGCGGTGCATCCGACCAGGGAAGCTATGGCGCGTGCATGACATCCACGGGTGTTCATGGTGCGGCTCTCTCTTTCCGGTGGGCCGGCGGCCCGATGGGCCAGTAGGGCGAGGGGGTCGGGGGAAGAGGTGGGGTCCGGGGGGGGAAGAGGTGGGGTGGGACGGGGTGGGACGGGGTGTGAGGCGGGACGGGTGGATGGGCCCCGCGCGGGGGAACCGCGCGGTCCGGCCGCGGCCGGTCCGCGGGCCACGGGGCACCCGTGCAGGGCGGTCCCGCGCCCCCGGACCGGCCGCGCACGGACCGGCCGGCGCGGCGAACCGGCACGGCGGACCGGCGGACCGGCGGACCGGCGGAGCGAACCGGCGGAGCTAGTGATTCGCCTTCCAGTCCGCCTGCGCCTTGTTGAGCTGGTCGGCCAGCGTGTCCAGGAAGTCCTTCGCGGTCATCTTCCCGAGCAGCAGCTTCTGGAAGTTGGGCTCGTTGTCGGCCTTGGAGATGGTGTTCCAGTCGGGCAGGTAGTACGGCAGCTGCACGATCTTGGTGTCGGCGCCGTTGAGTGCCTCCGCGGCGAGCCTGGTCGGCTCGGCCTGCTGGATCCAGGCGTCCTCGGCGGCGTCGGTGTTCGCCGGGACCTGGCCCGCGGACTCGTTGAACTTGGAGTTCTCCGCGGCCGAGACGGCGAACTCGATGAACTTCCAGGCCGCCGACTTGTTCTTGCTGGACTTGAACAGACTCAGCCCGTCGACCGGGTTGGACACCTGCACCCGGGTGCCGTTGTCCTGCGTGGGGTTCGGGATGCCCTTGAACTTCTCCGCGCCCAGCGCCTTCAGATGATCCTGGTACGAGCCGAGGTTGTGGCTCAGCATGCCGATGCTGCCGCTGTCCCACTGGGCGACCATCTTGGCGAAGTCGTTGTTGACGTCGGCGGACGGGGTGTCCTTCTTGTACAGGGCGATGTACTTCTCCAGGGCCGCCACGTTCTTCGGGTCGTTGACGGTGGTTTTGTCGCCGTTCCAGAACGAGGTGAGGCCCGTCTGGCCGTACACCGCGTCCAGGGCCGGCGCGATGGCGCCCTCGCCGCCGCGGATGGTGAAGCCGAACCGGTTCCTGCCCTTGTCGGTGAGCTTGTCGGCGGCCTCGTAGAACTTCGACCAGGTGGTCGGCGCGTCCAGGCCGGCCGCCTTGAAGAGGTCGGTGCGGTACCACAGCGTGCCGTTGTTCGCGGAGGTCGGCACCTGGTAGAGCTTGCCCGCGCCGCCGGCGGCGCGGCTGACGTCGAGCAGGTTCTGGCTCAGCCTGCCGTTCAGCGGGCTCTTCTCCACGCGGCTGTCCAGTGGCTCCAGCGCTCCCTGGACCGCGACCTCGGCGAGCATCGCGGTGCCCACACCGCCGACGTCGGGCAGGCCGCCGCCCTGGATGGCGGTGTCGTACTTCGACTGGGCGCTCGCCGCGGGGATGCCGACGTAGTTGACCTTGATGTCCGGGTACTTCTTCTCGAAGTCCGCGATGATCTGCTTCCAGATGTCGGTGCGGACACCGCCGTTGTTGTCCCAGAAGGTGATCTCGCCCTTGCCCGAGCCCTCGTCGCCCTTGTCCCCGGCCGCTCCGCTGCCGTTGTCGCCGCAGGCGGTGGCGGTGAGCGCGAGCACGGAACCCAGGGCGACGGCCAGCGCGGAACGCCTGGTTCTGTGGTTGCTGATCTTCATTGGTCGGCTCTCTTCTTCTGGTTCCAACAGGGTTGCGGGGTCAGGTCGGTGATGGTCGGCCGGTGCCGGCGGCACCGGCCCCGGACGTCCGGCACACGATTTCGGAAAGCGCTTGCTCCGGAGATGCGGCACTGCGGCTCCCCTCAGGGCTCACGAATGGCGGTGGATGACCCTCAGGGGGTCGCGGTGATGCGGAACTGCGTGAACGAGGCCACGCCGGCGTGGCCCGCGCCGGCGGGGGCGAGCGCGAACAGCCCGAGCAGGGCGCCGACCCAGCGCCAGGGGGTGGCCGCGAAGACTTGACCGGAGGACACCCGGCCGTCGCCGACGTCGTACGAGAAACGGCAGCGCGCCCCCGCGCCGGTCTCGATCCACAGCCGGGCCCGCCCCTCGGGCGCCTCCCGGGAGACGGCGGCGTCCCGTTCCCTCCCCCACGGCCCCGAAGTCGTGGCGGGCGCCCCCGTCCCGAGGGACTCGGCGAACCGGTGCACGAGCCGCACCGACCCGTCGGGGCCGCGCTGGAGCCCGATCCAGCTGAACGCGTCCCCGAGCACGGCGAGTCCCGCCCGCGCGCCGGGCTCCTCGCTGTCGAGCCGCAGCTCCACCTCGGTGGTGGCGGCGATCCCGGGCAGCCGCTGGGTGAGGACGTGCGGCAGCTTGCGCAGGTCGTGCGCGTCCGCCGTCCGTACACAGGTCAGCCGCAGCCCGTCCGAGGAGTGCTGGGTGGCCCAGCCGTCGTAAGGGTCCCCCCTGTTCGAGCGGAGCCGAGAACTTGATGGAGGGTTGGCGGTCCACTGCCACTGCCGCCCGAACCGGCCGCCCGGGAAGTCGTCGTCGGTGGCGGGCGCCGAGGGCGGCTGCCACGGCAGATCGGGCTTCCGGTGTACGGCGACGGGGGTGCCCTCGTCGCCGATCACCGGCCAGCCGTCCGGCCCGTCCCAGCGCATCGGCTGGAGGTGCACGACCCTCCCGTACGGACCGCGGTGCTGGAAGTGCGCGAACCAGTCCTCGCCGGCCGCCGTGCGCACCCAGCCGCCCTGGTGCGGGCCGTTGACCCCGGTCTCCCCCTGCTCCAGCACCACCCGCTCCTCGTACGGGCCGAAGAAGCCGCGCGAGCGGAAGGCGCCCTGCCAGCCGGTCTCCACTCCCCCGGCGGGCGCGAAGATCCAGAACCAGCCGTCGTGCCGGTAGGCCTTGGGCCCTTCGAGGGTGAACCAGCCGGGGATCCGGTCCGCGTCGATGATCACCTCGCCCTCGTCGAGCAGGCCGGTGCCGTCGGGACGCATCCGGTGCCCGGTGAGCCGGTTCTTCACGCCCGAACGGGATCCGGCCCACGCGTGCACGAGGTAGGCCTCGCCGGTCTCCTCGTCCCACAGCGGACAGGCGTCGATCAGCCCCTTGCCCTCCTTCACCAGGTGCGGCCGGGTCCAAGGGCCGCGGATCTCAGGGGCGTTGACCTGGAAGATGCCGTGATCGGGGTCGCCCCAGAAGATCCAGAAGCGGTCGTCGTGATGACGCAGGGACGGCGCCCACACCCCGCGGTCGTGCCGGGGCCTGCTGAACTCCTGCACCGGTTCGAGGCGTTGCAGGGCGTGGCCGACGAGCGTCCAGTTGACCAGGTCCCGGGAGTGCAGCAGCGGCAGGCCCGGCACCCGGCCGAAACTGGAGGCGGTGAG
This window encodes:
- a CDS encoding sugar ABC transporter substrate-binding protein, with the translated sequence MKISNHRTRRSALAVALGSVLALTATACGDNGSGAAGDKGDEGSGKGEITFWDNNGGVRTDIWKQIIADFEKKYPDIKVNYVGIPAASAQSKYDTAIQGGGLPDVGGVGTAMLAEVAVQGALEPLDSRVEKSPLNGRLSQNLLDVSRAAGGAGKLYQVPTSANNGTLWYRTDLFKAAGLDAPTTWSKFYEAADKLTDKGRNRFGFTIRGGEGAIAPALDAVYGQTGLTSFWNGDKTTVNDPKNVAALEKYIALYKKDTPSADVNNDFAKMVAQWDSGSIGMLSHNLGSYQDHLKALGAEKFKGIPNPTQDNGTRVQVSNPVDGLSLFKSSKNKSAAWKFIEFAVSAAENSKFNESAGQVPANTDAAEDAWIQQAEPTRLAAEALNGADTKIVQLPYYLPDWNTISKADNEPNFQKLLLGKMTAKDFLDTLADQLNKAQADWKANH
- a CDS encoding glycoside hydrolase 43 family protein; the protein is MALPSADLNDGTYRNPVLDADWSDPDLLRVGDDFYLTASSFGRVPGLPLLHSRDLVNWTLVGHALQRLEPVQEFSRPRHDRGVWAPSLRHHDDRFWIFWGDPDHGIFQVNAPEIRGPWTRPHLVKEGKGLIDACPLWDEETGEAYLVHAWAGSRSGVKNRLTGHRMRPDGTGLLDEGEVIIDADRIPGWFTLEGPKAYRHDGWFWIFAPAGGVETGWQGAFRSRGFFGPYEERVVLEQGETGVNGPHQGGWVRTAAGEDWFAHFQHRGPYGRVVHLQPMRWDGPDGWPVIGDEGTPVAVHRKPDLPWQPPSAPATDDDFPGGRFGRQWQWTANPPSSSRLRSNRGDPYDGWATQHSSDGLRLTCVRTADAHDLRKLPHVLTQRLPGIAATTEVELRLDSEEPGARAGLAVLGDAFSWIGLQRGPDGSVRLVHRFAESLGTGAPATTSGPWGRERDAAVSREAPEGRARLWIETGAGARCRFSYDVGDGRVSSGQVFAATPWRWVGALLGLFALAPAGAGHAGVASFTQFRITATP